CCCCTCTCTCCCCTACCAGTTGTTCACCGATTTCAGGTCGAAGATGTCCGTGAAACCGTGCGCGCGGAGGATCTGCACCGCCATCGCGCTCCGGCCCCCCGCCAGGCAGTACACCACCACCTTCGTCTGCGGCGGCCCCACCTCCCCCACCCGCTGCGGCAACTCCTGCACCGGGATGTTCCGCGCCGGCTCCGGGTGCCCCTGCCGGTACTCCTCCGGCGTCCTCACGTCCAACAGCACCCACCCCTGCCCCACCAGCTCCCGGGCCTTCTCCGACAGTTCTTTCGGCGTCATGGGCCCCGGACTGTAGCCGGAAACTGGAGCCCCCTCGCCACGGCGCTACAGTCCTGTCGCACCCATGCCACTGCTGGACAAAGAAGAGTTGCTGGCCCAACTCGCCGAGCGTCTCCGTCAGAGCGACCGCGTCGCCCATCGCGCCGAGCTCGAGGCCCGCGAGGCCGCTCG
This is a stretch of genomic DNA from Archangium violaceum. It encodes these proteins:
- a CDS encoding rhodanese-like domain-containing protein — translated: MTPKELSEKARELVGQGWVLLDVRTPEEYRQGHPEPARNIPVQELPQRVGEVGPPQTKVVVYCLAGGRSAMAVQILRAHGFTDIFDLKSVNNW